CACCGCCGGCAAAGTTCTCAAGCAGCACGGGGTCACCAAGGAGGGCCTGGAGACGGCGATCGAAGACATCCGTGCGGGCAGGAAGATCACGGATCCGAACGCTGAATCCAGCTATCGGGCTTTAGAAAAGTACGGGATCGACCTGACGGGATTGGCGCGCGCCGGAAAGCTCGACCCTGTCATCGGTAGAGACGATGAGATTCGGCGCGTCATACAGGTGCTGAGTCGGCGCACGAAGAACAACCCCGTTCTGATCGGAGAGCCTGGCGTCGGAAAGACTGCCGTCGTCGAGGGGCTTGCTCAGCGCATCATCGCGGGCGATGTTCCGGACGGACTGCGGAACAAATCCATCGTCGCGCTCGACATGGGCGCGCTCGTGGCTGGCGCGAAGTACCGCGGGGAATTTGAGGAGCGGCTCAAGGCCGTTCTTGACGAGATCAAAAAAACGGACGGAGCGATCATTCTTTTTATCGACGAGATGCACACGCTCGTCGGCGCTGGCAAAGCGGAAGGCTCGATCGACGCAGCGAACATGCTCAAGCCGATGTTGGCGCGCGGAGAGCTGCGCTGCGTGGGAGCGACGACGCTTGACGAATACCGCCAATACATCGAGAAGGACAAGGCGCTGGAACGTCGGTTCCAAAACGTGCTCGTAGAAGAGCCGAGCGTAGAGGAGACCATTTCGATACTGCGCGGGCTGAAGGAGAGGTACGAAATCCACCACGGCGTTCGGATCACGGACTCGGCGATCATCGCCGCCGCAACCCTCAGCAACCGGTACGTCACAGACCGCTTCCTGCCCGACAAAGCGATCGATCTGATCGACGAAGCCGCCAGCAAGCTGAAGATCGAAATCGAATCAGTGCCCCGAGAGCTAGACGACGTCGAGCGACAGATCGTGCAGCTCGAGATCGACCGAGAGGCTCTTAAGAAAGAGACTGACAAAGCCAGTATTGCGAAGCTCGTCGAGACCGAGAAGAAGCTCGCAAACTTGAACGAACAGGGCACGTCGATGCGCGCCAAGTGGCTGGCGGAGAAGGAGAAGATCGAGCGAGCGAGAGAGCTGAAAGAGGAAATCGACGCCCTGCGCGTTGAGCTGCAGCAGGCCGAACGAGACCTCGACTGGACGAAAGCTGCAGAGATCCAGCACGGTCAAATCCCGCTTCTTGAAAAGGAACTCGAAAGAGAGATGGAATCGCTCAGCGAAATGAAATCCGGCTCGAGATCGCTGCGAGAAGAGGTCACCAGCGAGGACATCGCCGAGGTTGTCAGCAAGGCGACGGGCGTCCCCGTGTCAAAGCTGATGCAAGCAGAATTGGAGAAGCTGCTCACTCTCGAAGAACAGCTCGCAAAGAGAGTCGTCGGGCAGGAAGAAGCGCTAGGACTGCTCGCCGATGCGATCCGCAGATCGCGCTCGGGCATCGCAGACCCGCACCGGCCGATCGGCTCGTTCCTGTTCCTCGGCCCAACCGGCGTCGGCAAGACGGAGACTGCCAAAGCACTAGCGCAGTTCATGTTCAGCGACGAACGGGCGATGGTTCGGATCGACATGAGCGAGTACGGCGAGAAGCACTCCGTCGCAAGACTGATCGGCGCACCGCCGGGGTACATTGGCTACGAGGAAGGCGGCCAGCTGACCGAGGCCGTGCGGCGACGTCCGTACTCCGTCGTGCTTCTCGACGAAATCGAAAAGGCGCACCCCGAGGTCTTCAACGTCCTGCTGCAACTGCTCGACGACGGCCGTCTGACGGACGGCCACGGCAGGACCGTCGACTTTCGAAACGTGATCGTCATCATGACCAGCAACCTCGGTTCACAACACTACGGCGAGGGCGCGCTGACCGAGCAGGGCTTCGAGGAGACCAAGCAGAAGGTGCTGGAGATCGTCGATCAGTTCTTCCGGCCGGAGTTCATCAACAGACTGGACGACATCGTCGTTTACCGGTCGCTGAACGCCAGCCAGATCAAGGAGATCGTGGGGATTCAGATCGGCCATCTGCGTGAAAGGCTGAGGGAGCGACGGATCGAGCTTGAGCTATCCGACGCGGCCGTCTCTGAAATCGCGGCCGTCGGGTTCGACCCGGTATTCGGAGTACGACCGCTCAAGAGGGCGATTCAAAAAGAACTGATGAACCCTCTGGCGAAGATGATGCTCTCCGGGTCGATTGAGGATGGGCAGAGCGTGAGCATAGACTTCCGCGACGGCACTTTCACATTCGACACCGTCCCGGTGCCGCCTGCGCCTACTCCATCATAAGGCGACGGCCCTCGTCGCTGATCCACTGTTCGCATTCCGGGTAGTCCGGACAATGGCGCTCAACCAGCGTCCAGAATCGACGCGAGTGGTTCATGTGCCTGAGGTGGGCCAGTTCGTGGATGATGATGTAGTCCAGAATCTCCTCCGGAGCCATGATCAGCCGCCAGTTCAGCGAGATCGTTCTCTTCGACGAGCACGAACCCCAGCGGCGCTTTTGATCCCGGACGATCACGCGACTGGGCGACACTCCCATCTCCAAGGCCCGCTCAGCCACCGCGTTGGAAAAGGCCGGTCTAGCCTGCTTCGTCATCCACCCTCGCACCGCCTCCTTTCTCGCCTCTCGGCTCTTGCCTGGCGCCAAGAATTCGCCGTCCTGGAACAGCACCAGCTTGATCGGGCTCGGCATGATCGGATACCCGTCGCCCTGGTACGGAATCGCGTCGGGGCTGATCCGATCCAGATCGGTCAGGAGCTCTCCGAGCTGCCGGCCGATCCAGTTTTCGTGGATGTACAGCGCCTCGTTGACATCCTGGAGCGTGTACCTGCGAGGAACGGTCACCAGGACCCCCTCAGGTTCAACTGAGAGGCGAATTCCGCGAGCGCGAGGTGAAACTCGGAGGCTGACCGCCGCTATGTATCCAGAAAATTCGCGCTCGGCGATCATTGTTTCATTCTAACCCCAAAGGCCGGACGATGCACCAATTCGCCAGGGAAATTAAGGGAAACTGGGAAGGTTGCTGTGCGCCGTGACGGACCAAGTCCTCTGCCCCAGGTTCAACGCCGGATTTGCAGGACTGGCGACCGTGATCATCGACCTCAGAGCCCCGCTTTCATCATGATGGCCACTCCACATTCAATATGGGCGAGAGCGAGCCTCTGCACGCCTGGGAGATCTACCAGCACGACCGTTCGGGTGTCATGATTGAGCCAGGCGAGCCCGCCTGACGACCCATGCCGACCATCATTCCGGAGTCCGACATCGACCCCAGCCTGATCAAGGGCAAGACCGTAGCAATCATCGGCTACGGCAACCAGGGCCGCGCCCATTCACTGAACCTGCGGGACCGCGGCATCACAGTCTTGGTGGGCCAGCGTCGCGGAGGGCAGGGGTGGAAGAACGCCGTCTCCGACGGCTTCGAGCCAACCTCGTTAGGCGAGGCGACGTCGCCGGCGGACTTTGTCGTGCTCGCACTTCCCGACGAGAGCATGGCGGAGGTGTACGAAGAGCAGATCTCAAAGGCGATGACGCCGGGGAAAACGCTGCTCGTCTGCCACGGGTTCTCAATCCATTTCGGTTTCTTAAAACCTCGCCAGGACATCGACGTCGTGCTGGCCGCGCCAAAGGGATCGGGAGCATCGCTGCGAAAGGAGGTCTCCGAGGGGCGTTCCATGGCCGGGCTCGTAGCGGTGCATCAAGACGTATCCGGTCAGGCGCTTGGGATAGCGCTGAGCTACACATGGGGGATCGGCTGTCACTCGACCGTCATCCACACGACGTTTGAGGAGGAGTGCGTCACCGACCTCTTCGGTGAGCAGGCGGTCTTGTGCGGTGGGATACCGGAGCTGATCAAGGCTGCGTTCGACACTCTAGTCGAGGCCGGGTATTCGCCGGAGAGCGCGTATCTCGAATGCCTGCACGAGGCGAAGCTGATCACCGACCTGCTGTACGAACGAGGGCTGACTGGCATGCGCGAAGCGATCAGCGACACCGCCGAGTGGGGCGGCTATCGGGCAGGCAAGCTGCTGATCGACGAATCGGTCAAGGAGCGAATGCGACAGGTGCTGGGCGAGATTCGCTCAGGAAAGTTCGCCGAAGAGTGGGTCGCCGAAAGTAAGACCGGCAAGAAGCGATTGCACCATATGCGTGAAGAGGAGAGCCGCCACGCGATCGAAGACGTCGGCCGGCGACTGCGCGAGCGAATGCTGAAGATGGACGACAACTAGGCGACAACTAGGCGACAACTGGGCGACAGCAAAGCAGGCGACGCATCCAAAAGAGCGCGGGCCTTGCGCGATATGTGCTGTACAATATAGTTTGATTAAGCGTTATAACTTTGGAGACTGGAGAAAGCTATGAGAAAGTACGTCCTGATACTCGCGCTCGCGATGCCGCTCACTGCGGCGGCGCAGTTCTTCGACCACTTCGAAGGCGACAGGCTGCAAGGCCACTGGCGGTTCACCAGTTGGGGCCAGCAGTGGGAGCACAGCGTCAGCGACAGCATGCTGCACGTGACGAGGGTCTTCGGCCAAGCCGAGATTCACGGCGTGCACATTCTGGCGGAGCTGCCTGCGCTGGCGGACTTCGACGCGGTCTCCCTCATGGGCTTGGAGCCGGACGGGGCGCGGCGTGGCATAGGCCTGACGATTTGGAACCGTGAGCCCACCGGGTTCGGATGGGCACCAGCGATCATGGTCTACTTCGAGCGGCAGGGTACAGACCCGGTAGTGATCGTCTCTTTCAACAACGGAATCGACGGATCTGTCGAAGTTCCGGCTCCCCCACCCGGAATGCACGAGTTTAGACTGAGACGCACCGGGACGACGCTCGAGGCGTTCCTCAATGGGGAACTGCTGCTGCGTTCCTCGGATTCGCGTATGCTGTCCGGCAACTGGGTAGGGCTGCGCTTTAGCAGCAGCGACCCGGTCGCGTTCAACCCCCTGCACGTTGACATGGTTGGGGTTGTTCCAGAGCCAGCCTCACTAATAGTGTTCGCAGCAGAGGGGCTCTATCTTCTGCGCAGAAGGAGGTCGTGAGAGATGGCAAGCAGTTGGGAGACAGTTCAGAATTGGCCGAGCTATCTGGCCGCAGTCCACAGTATTCACTTGCCAAGCGGCAAGGTTCTGATCTGGGCGAAATGTGCTGTACAATATAGTTTGATTAAGCGTTATAACTTTGGAGACTGATGAAAGTGATGAGGAAGTACGTCCTGATACTCGCGCTCGCGGTGCCGCTCAGCGCGGCAGCGCAGTACACGATCATAGACCTGGGAACCCTGGGCGGTGACTGGAGCGGCACGGGGGGCATCAATGCCTCTGGTCACGTCGTCGGCTACTCCCACATTCCCCCGAGCATTTCTAGAGCGTTCCTTTGGCGGAACGGCGGGATGTTCGATCTCGGCGTTCTTCCAGGTTACGATAGGGGCGACGCATCCGCAGTCAATGACTCCGTCTGGGTCGTGGGGGTGTCGATCCGTGGATATGAGCCTGAGGAGCGCCGTGCGACTCTTTGGCGCGGAGGAACGATCACCGACCTGGGAACCCTCGGAGGCTCATACAGTACAGCTAGCGGCGTCAACAATTCCGGCCAGGTTGTAGGTTCGGCGGAACCTAACGCAGGCGGTGGCCATGCTTACCTCTGGGAGAACGGGTTTATGACCGACCTCGGCACGCTGCCGGGTGAACTGTTCAGCGGTGCTGCGGACATCAACGAGCAGGCCCAGGTCGTCGGTTATAGCTACCGCACGGATTTCCGGGCTGTTCTCTGGGAGAACGGCGCGATTACAGACCTGGGAACGCTCGGGGGCGAAGACAGCTCGGCCTACGCGATCAACGATTCGGCTCAGGCAGTCGGCAGTTCGGAGCTCTCACCCGGAGGATCGGAGCACGCGTTCCTGTGGGAGAGCGGAGTCATGACCGATCTGGGCACACTGCTGGGCAACGAAAGCTCGGCATTCGACATCAACGCTGCCGGCGACGTTGTTGGTTGGAGCGGCAGGCGCGCATTCCTGTGGAGAAACGGGGCGATGACCGATCTGAACGACTTGCTTCCGACCGGCTCTGGGTGGGAACTTCGCTACGCTAACGGGATCAACGACGCGGGCCAGATTGTCGGTCAGGGGATAATAAATGGGCGTTACCATGCGTACCGGATGACTCCTGTTCCCGAGCCTGGAACGTTTGCCGCGCTGAGCGTCGCTCTTCTCGTGCTGCTCAGACGACGGAGGAGATAGAGATGGCTGGAAGTTGGGAAACTATCGCTGCGAACGATTGGCCTTCCGGTCTGATCGCCGTTCACATGATCCACCTTCACACCGGCAAGGTTCTGATCTGATCAAAAATGTGTCGTATAATGAATTTGGTAAGCTGTTAAACATTGGAGGCTGGAGAAAGTGATGAGAAAATATGTTCTGATACTCGCGCTCGCGGCGCCGCTCACGGCGGCGGCGCAGTTCTTCGATCATTTCGAAGGAAACGAGCTCGCCGAACACTGGGAGTTCTACAGTTGGGGCCAGCAGTGGGAGCACAGCGTCAGCGACAGCATGCTGCACGTGACGAGGGTTTTCGGCCAAGGCGAGATATCCGGCGTTGGCATTCTGGCGGAGCTGCCAGCGCTCGGGGATTTCGACGCGGTCTCCCTCATGGGCTTGGAGCCGGGCGGGGCGCGTCGTGGCATAGGTCTTGCGATTTGGAACGGTCATCCCGTAGGAGCATTTGCAAGGGCACCAGCGGGAATGGTCTACCTAGAGCGGCGGGCTGCAGACCCAATACTGATCGTCGTTTTCAATAACGGAATCGACGGGTACATCGAAGTTCCGGCACCCCCGCCCGGAATGCACGAGTTTAGACTGAGACGAGCCGGGACGACGCTCGAGGCATTCCTCAACGGGGAACTGCTGTTGCGTTCCACGGATTCGCAAATGCTTGCCGGCAACCGGGTAGGGCTGGGCTTCAGCGGGCGCGACCCCGCTGTGTTCAACCCGTTGCACGTCGACCTGGTGGGTGTTGTTCCAGAACCGACCACCCGAATGGTGTTGGCAGCAGGCGCGCTCTATCTTCTGCGCAGAAGGAGGTCGTGAGAGATGGCAAGCAGTTGGGAGACAGTTCAGAATTGGCCGAGCTATCTGGCCGCAGTCCACAGCATTCACCTGCCAAGCGGCAAGATACTGATTTGTGCGAAATGTGCTGTACAATATAGTTTGATTAGAAGTTAAACATTGGAGACTGGAGAAAGTGATGAGGAGATACATTCTGATACTCGCGCTCGCGGTGCCGCTTACTGCGGCAGCGCAGTTCTTCGACCACTTCGAAGGCGATAGGCTGGCTGGCCACTGGCGGTTCACCAGTTGGGGCCAGAGCTGGGAACACAGCGTCAGCGACAGCATGCTGCACGTGACGAGGGTTTTCGGCCAAGCCGAGATTCACGGCGTGCATATTCTGGCGGAGCTGCCAGCGTTGGCGAACTTCGACGCGGTCTCCATCATGGGATGGGATTCGGGTAGCGTGGGTCGTGGCATGGGCCTGACGATTTGGAACGGCGCTAACCTGAATAGAGATATCGCTACAATTGGGTACCGCGAGCCGCGGAATGCAGACCCAGTAGTGATCGTCTCTTTCAACAACACCCGAGACGGATACATCGAAGTTCCGGCTCCGCCACCCGGAATGCACGAGTTTCGGCTGAGCCGGACCGGGACGACGTTGGAGGCGTTCCTCAACGGGGAACTGCTGTTGCGCTCCACGGATTCGGACATGCTGTCCGGCAACTGGGTAGGGCTGGTCTTCGGTGCGCGCGACCCCGCTGTGTTCAACCCGTTGCACGTCGACCTGGTGGATGTTGTCCCAGAACCGACCACCCTAATGGTGTTGGCAGCAGGCGCGCTCTATCTTCTGCGCAGAAGGAGGCCGTAAGAGATGGCGGGCAGTTGGGATACAGTTCAGAATTGGCCGAGCTATCTGGCCGCAGTCCACAGCATTCACTTGCCAAGCGGCAAGATACTGATTTGGGGTTTCCAAATCGACTCTATCACGGTCGCAAGGCTTTGGGACCAGCAAAACCCGGGCACGTTCGAGAACGTCGACCACACCGGGACGGATCTGTTCTGCGCCGGCCACGCGCACCTGGACTTCCGGGCAGCAGCGGAAGAGCTCGGCCAAGTGCTGGTCGCTGGCAGCAACTGGGACGGTGGAGACCCGCTGCAGAGCAAGAAGGACGTCAGTTTCTTCAAGCCGGCGACTCTGCCGCCGGATCAGTGGGACCGCGACCCGAGCTATTTCATGAACCACCAGCGCTGGTATCCGACGATCACAACCTTGGCAGATGGTCGGTTGACGGCGTTCATGGGTTACAAAGAGCAGGCTGTGCCGCCGCCGCCGCCACCGGTAGTATCC
This DNA window, taken from Armatimonadota bacterium, encodes the following:
- a CDS encoding M48 family metallopeptidase, whose product is MIAEREFSGYIAAVSLRVSPRARGIRLSVEPEGVLVTVPRRYTLQDVNEALYIHENWIGRQLGELLTDLDRISPDAIPYQGDGYPIMPSPIKLVLFQDGEFLAPGKSREARKEAVRGWMTKQARPAFSNAVAERALEMGVSPSRVIVRDQKRRWGSCSSKRTISLNWRLIMAPEEILDYIIIHELAHLRHMNHSRRFWTLVERHCPDYPECEQWISDEGRRLMME
- a CDS encoding PEP-CTERM sorting domain-containing protein, with amino-acid sequence MRRYILILALAVPLTAAAQFFDHFEGDRLAGHWRFTSWGQSWEHSVSDSMLHVTRVFGQAEIHGVHILAELPALANFDAVSIMGWDSGSVGRGMGLTIWNGANLNRDIATIGYREPRNADPVVIVSFNNTRDGYIEVPAPPPGMHEFRLSRTGTTLEAFLNGELLLRSTDSDMLSGNWVGLVFGARDPAVFNPLHVDLVDVVPEPTTLMVLAAGALYLLRRRRP
- a CDS encoding DUF3466 family protein, yielding MKVMRKYVLILALAVPLSAAAQYTIIDLGTLGGDWSGTGGINASGHVVGYSHIPPSISRAFLWRNGGMFDLGVLPGYDRGDASAVNDSVWVVGVSIRGYEPEERRATLWRGGTITDLGTLGGSYSTASGVNNSGQVVGSAEPNAGGGHAYLWENGFMTDLGTLPGELFSGAADINEQAQVVGYSYRTDFRAVLWENGAITDLGTLGGEDSSAYAINDSAQAVGSSELSPGGSEHAFLWESGVMTDLGTLLGNESSAFDINAAGDVVGWSGRRAFLWRNGAMTDLNDLLPTGSGWELRYANGINDAGQIVGQGIINGRYHAYRMTPVPEPGTFAALSVALLVLLRRRRR
- the ilvC gene encoding ketol-acid reductoisomerase; translated protein: MPTIIPESDIDPSLIKGKTVAIIGYGNQGRAHSLNLRDRGITVLVGQRRGGQGWKNAVSDGFEPTSLGEATSPADFVVLALPDESMAEVYEEQISKAMTPGKTLLVCHGFSIHFGFLKPRQDIDVVLAAPKGSGASLRKEVSEGRSMAGLVAVHQDVSGQALGIALSYTWGIGCHSTVIHTTFEEECVTDLFGEQAVLCGGIPELIKAAFDTLVEAGYSPESAYLECLHEAKLITDLLYERGLTGMREAISDTAEWGGYRAGKLLIDESVKERMRQVLGEIRSGKFAEEWVAESKTGKKRLHHMREEESRHAIEDVGRRLRERMLKMDDN
- the clpB gene encoding ATP-dependent chaperone ClpB produces the protein MRFDKLTIKAQEAFQDAQQKAGEFSHQAIEVEHYLLAMLEQEGGVSASLLAKLDVRSDAVRQELVEVLERAPKITGGAEHGGTISSRMQAAFNTAFQEADRLSDEYVSTEHILLAMIDDKGTAGKVLKQHGVTKEGLETAIEDIRAGRKITDPNAESSYRALEKYGIDLTGLARAGKLDPVIGRDDEIRRVIQVLSRRTKNNPVLIGEPGVGKTAVVEGLAQRIIAGDVPDGLRNKSIVALDMGALVAGAKYRGEFEERLKAVLDEIKKTDGAIILFIDEMHTLVGAGKAEGSIDAANMLKPMLARGELRCVGATTLDEYRQYIEKDKALERRFQNVLVEEPSVEETISILRGLKERYEIHHGVRITDSAIIAAATLSNRYVTDRFLPDKAIDLIDEAASKLKIEIESVPRELDDVERQIVQLEIDREALKKETDKASIAKLVETEKKLANLNEQGTSMRAKWLAEKEKIERARELKEEIDALRVELQQAERDLDWTKAAEIQHGQIPLLEKELEREMESLSEMKSGSRSLREEVTSEDIAEVVSKATGVPVSKLMQAELEKLLTLEEQLAKRVVGQEEALGLLADAIRRSRSGIADPHRPIGSFLFLGPTGVGKTETAKALAQFMFSDERAMVRIDMSEYGEKHSVARLIGAPPGYIGYEEGGQLTEAVRRRPYSVVLLDEIEKAHPEVFNVLLQLLDDGRLTDGHGRTVDFRNVIVIMTSNLGSQHYGEGALTEQGFEETKQKVLEIVDQFFRPEFINRLDDIVVYRSLNASQIKEIVGIQIGHLRERLRERRIELELSDAAVSEIAAVGFDPVFGVRPLKRAIQKELMNPLAKMMLSGSIEDGQSVSIDFRDGTFTFDTVPVPPAPTPS